Proteins found in one Vespula pensylvanica isolate Volc-1 chromosome 10, ASM1446617v1, whole genome shotgun sequence genomic segment:
- the LOC122632667 gene encoding alpha-glucosidase-like gives MKGCLVFAALLIAVNAKIINCNQQWWKNMLLYQIYPRSFKDSNGDGIGDIKGIISKLDHFQDLKVDAIWLSPFYLSPMLDMGYDISNFTEVDPIFGTLEDFKNLVKGAHAKGIKLLVDFVPNHTSDKHKWFEMSIKKIDPYTNYYVWRKGRTLPNGTITYPNNWMSIYDEPAWVWNEEREEYYYHQFSSFQIELNYYEPQLREEMKNIMKFWLDLGVDGFRLDAAPYYYENQKFLDEPLSGTTYNPYAYNSTKKIYTRDQPETYDLVQSWRDLLNEYSTKEKCPKILVIEAYASVEYTMDYYKHGANFPFNFNFIDKLNKDSTASDVAKYVEDWISNMPDGSIANWVSGNHDNRRLVSRIGEKRARIIMTMVFLLPGVAVIYNGDEIGMEDTVLSWEDTKDSAACKLGRNNYLSISRDYARTPFQWDNTTAAGFSSNPKPWLPVNSNYLTLNLANEKVSKNSFYNMIVFLSKFKKNFPTENKEFVMKVPNNNVLAFSRRMKNGKPVYVVANYGDRDEYVDMKIFNNVPKKLILYFVTESCDIPIRKIVKTADNLKVPAQTGFVLTSI, from the exons atgAAGGGGTGCTTAGTATTTGCCGCGTTACTAATCGCTGTAAACgctaaaattataaattgcaATCAACAATGGTGGAAGAACATGTTATTATACCAAATTTATCCGAGAAGCTTTAAGGACAGCAACGGAGATGGTATAGGTGATATTAAAG GTATCATCAGCAAACTGGATCATTTCCAGGATTTGAAAGTCGATGCTATATGGTTATCTCCATTCTATTTGAGCCCAATGCTCGATATGGGATACGATATTAGCAATTTCACAGAGGTCGATCCAATCTTTGGTACGTTagaagattttaaaaatttagtaAAAGGTGCTCACGCGAAGGGTATAAAATTACTCGTGGACTTCGTTCCTAATCATACGTCGGACAAGCACAAGTGGTTCGAAatgagtattaaaaaaatcgatccCTATACCAACTATTACGTTTGGAGAAAAGGACGGACTCTTCCGAACGGTACCATCACATATCCAAATAACTGG ATGAGTATTTACGATGAACCAGCATGGGTTtggaatgaagaaagagaggaatattattatcatcaattttCGTCCTTTCAAATTGAACTAAACTACTATGAACCACAACTAAGAGAAGAAATGAAG aaTATCATGAAGTTTTGGTTAGATTTGGGAGTGGACGGTTTTCGATTGGATGCTGCACCTTACTATTACGAAAATCAGAAATTTTTAGATGAACCACTTTCTGGAACCACCTATAATCCTTATGCTTATAAttctacgaaaaaaatatacacgagAGATCAACCGGAAACCTACGATTTAGTTCAAAGCTGGCGGGATTTATTGAACGAATATTCTACCAAAGAGAAATGTCCAAAAATTTTGGTCATCGAAGCATATGCCAGCGTGGAGTATACCATGGACTATTACAAACACGGAGCAAACTTcccttttaatttcaattttatcgataaactgAATAAGGATTCAACGGCATCGGACGTGGCAAAATATGTGGAGGATTGGATATCGAATATGCCCGATGGTAGCATCGCCAACTGGGTG AGTGGAAATCACGACAATCGAAGATTAGTGTCACGAATTGGAGAAAAACGAGCCCGCATAATCATGACCATGGTATTTTTACTTCCGGGTGTGGCTGTGATTTACAACGGCGATGAAATAGGTATGGAAGATACGGTACTTTCTTGGGAAGATACAAAGGATAGTGCAGCCTGTAAACTCGGCAGAAATAATTACTTATCTATAAGCAGAGATTATGCAAGAACACCTTTCCAATGGGATAACACTACTGCGGCCG GATTTTCTAGCAATCCCAAACCTTGGTTACCTGTGAACAGTAATTACTTAACATTGAATTTAGCCAATGAGAAGGTATCGAAGAACTCTTTCTATAACATGATagtatttctttcgaaattcaaGAAAAACTTTCCTACGGAAAACAAAGAATTTGTTATGAAAGTACCAAACAACAATGTTTTAGCTTTTTCAAG aCGTATGAAAAATGGTAAACCTGTTTACGTAGTGGCAAATTATGGAGATCGTGATGAATATGTTGATATGAAAATCTTTAATAATGTCCCAAAGAAACTTATACTTTATTTCGTCACAGAATCTTGTGACATACCTATTAG aaaaatcgTCAAAACAGCTGACAACCTAAAAGTTCCTGCACAAACGGGATTCGTTCTTACGAGTATTTAA